In Labrus bergylta chromosome 6, fLabBer1.1, whole genome shotgun sequence, the following proteins share a genomic window:
- the zgc:103559 gene encoding allantoinase, mitochondrial isoform X1: MELGSTVRAVRSQRVLVGDEVKPAVILIKDGKICQILSDRDLSAADACEQVLDVGDSVVMPGVVDCHVHVNEPGRTSWEGFWTATRAAAAGGVTTIVDMPLNSIPPTTTLGHFHEKQREATGQCFVDTAFWGGVIPGNQLELRPMIQAGVAGFKCFLIHSGVDEFPHVTNSDLHSAMKQLQGTGSVLLFHAEIEVQQTSEENGDPCQYSSFLQSRPDVMEVEAIQTVTELCLQYQVRCHIVHLSSAKPLKLIQEARQAGAPLTVETTHHYLSLCAENIPSGATQFKCCPPIRGSHNQEQLWSALKAGQIDMVVSDHSPCTPDLKRLESGDFSQAWGGISSLQFGLPLFWTSASKRGFQLSDVVRLLSRKTAQLCSLDHHKGSLTPGFDADLVIWDPEREFKIEEENVHHKNKVTPYLGVTLQGVVCSTIVRGHLVYSEGSFCPRPLGKHLLIPQRTNQAQL, translated from the exons ATGGAGCTCGGATCAACGGTTCGAGCTGTGAGGAGTCAACGGGTGCTGGTTGGTGATGAAGTCAAGCCTGCTGTTATCTTAATAAAAGATGGGAAAATCTGTCAAATACTCTCAGACAGGGACCTTTCTGCGGCTGATGCATGTGAG CAGGTGTTGGATGTGGGCGACAGTGTGGTGATGCCGGGTGTTGTAGACTGTCACGTCCATGTGAATGAACCAGGCCGCACCTCCTGGGAGGGTTTCTGGACCGCTACCAGGGCTGCTGCAGCAGGGGGAGTGACAACCATTGTGGACATGCCGCT AAACAGCATCCCTCCAACCACCACACTTGGTCATTTTCATGAGAAGCAGCGGGAAGCTACAGGACAGTGTTTTGTGGACACGGCCTTCTGGGGAGGTGTGATTCCTGGCAACCAG CTAGAGCTTCGGCCGATGATCCAGGCTGGTGTGGCCGGCTTCAAGTGTTTCCTCATCCACAGTGGGGTGGACGAGTTCCCGCATGTGACCAACAGTGATCTGCACTCAGCCATGAAGCAGCTGCAAGGCACAGGAAGTGTCCTGCTG TTTCATGCAGAAATAGAAGTTCAGCAAACATCAGAGGAGAACGGCG ACCCCTGTCAGTACTCCTCCTTTCTGCAGTCCAGGCCTGATGTAATGGAAGTGGAGGCAATTCAAACGGTCACAGAACTCTGCCTCCAGTACCA AGTGAGGTGCCATATCGTTCACTTGTCCTCTGCAAAGCCATTAAAACTGATCCAGGAAGCCCGACAGGCTGGAGCCCCCCTCACAGTGGAGACCACCCACCACTACCTCAGCCTGTGTGCAGAGAATATACCTTCAGGGGCCACTCAGTTCAAGTGCTGCCCCCCCATCAGAGGATCTCATAATcag GAGCAGTTATGGTCCGCACTTAAAGCTGGACAGATTGACATGGTGGTGTCCGATCACTCCCCCTGCACACCTGATCTGAAGAGACTGGAGAGTGGAGACTTCAGTCAGGCTTGGGGAGGAATTTCTTCTCTACAGTTTG GCCTGCCTCTGTTCTGGACTTCAGCCAGTAAGAGAGGCTTTCAGCTGAGTGACGTGGTGAGACTCCTCAGCCGGAAAACAGCCCAGCTGTGTTCTCTGGACCACCACAAGGGCAGCCTCACCCCCGGCTTTGATGCTGACCTTGTCATATGGGACCCCGAGCGAGAATTCAAA attgaagaagaaaatgttcatCATAAGAACAAG gTAACTCCGTACCTTGGTGTCACACTGCAAGGCGTTGTGTGCTCCACCATCGTCAGGGGGCATCTGGTGTACAGCGAAGGCTCCTTCTGCCCGAGGCCTCTGGGGAAACATCTCCTCATCCCTCAGAGGACAAATCAAGCCCAACTGTGA
- the LOC109982664 gene encoding tetratricopeptide repeat protein 39C: MAGPEQSQQQQQVEEKAEHIDDAEMALQGINMLLNNGFKESDELFKRYRSQSPLMSFGASFVSFLNAMMTFEEEKMQMACDDLRTTEKLCESDSAGVIETIRNKIKKSMDSQRSGVVVVDRLQRQIIVADCQVYLAVLSFVKQELSAYIKGGWILRKAWKMYNKCHSDISQLQEACQRRSSLNQESLTADNANHNAPVENCVTAEALDRLKGSVSFGYGLFHLCISMVPPHLLKIINLLGFPGDRLQGLSSLMYASESKDMKAPLATLALLWYHTVVLPFFALDGSDTHEGLLEAKAILQRKSVVYPNSSLFMFFKGRVHRLECHINSALACFHDALELASDQRELQHVCLYEIGWCSMIELNFEDAFRAFERLKNESRWSQCYYAYLTGVCQGASGDLDGASGVFKDVQKLFKRKNNQIEQFAVKRAERLRKTTPTRELCILGVIEVLYLWKALANCSASKLQIMNQVLQSLDESSCRGLKQLLLGAIHKCHGNMRDAIQAFQLAAKDEYGRQINSYVQAYAVYELGCILLAKPETVGKGRSLLLQAKEDFTGYDFENRLHVRIHSALASLKEVVPQ; encoded by the exons ATGGCGGGTCCCGAGcagtcccagcagcagcagcaggtggaggagAAAGCAGAGCACATAGATGATGCTGAGATGGCCCTGCAGGGCATCAACATGCTGCTCAACAACGGATTCAAGGAGAGCGACGAGCTCTTCAAGAGATACAG GAGTCAAAGTCCACTCATGAGCTTTGGGGCCAGCTTCGTCAGTTTTCTG AATGCGATGATGACATTCGAGGAGGAGAAGATGCAGATGGCATGTGACGACCTGAGGACCACAGAGAAACTGTGCGAGAGCGACAGCGCCGGAGTCATAGAGACGATCAGGAACAAGATCAAAAAAAGT ATGGACTCTCAGAGGTCAGGCGTCGTGGTGGTGGACCGCCTGCAGAGACAGATTATCGTTGCAGACTGTCAGGTGTACCTCGCCGTGCTCTCCTTTGTCAAGCAGGAACTTTCAG CTTATATCAAAGGAGGCTGGATTCTCCGTAAGGCGTGGAAAATGTACAATAAGTGCCACAGTGACATCAGCCAACTGCAGGAGGCGTGTCAGCGGAGGTCCTCCCTCAATCAGGAGTCCCTCACAGCCGACAACGCCAACCACAACGCACCTGTGGAGAATTGCGTCACAGCCGAGGCCCTGGACCGGCTCAAAGGCTCCGTCAGCTTCGGATACGGCCTCTTCCACCTGTGCATCTCCATGGTACCTCCACACCTGCTCAAGATTATCAACCTGCTGGGTTTCCCTGGTGACCGTCTGCAGGGTCTGTCCTCCCTCATGTACGCCAGTGAGAGCAAAGACATGAAGGCACCACTTGCGAC GTTGGCCCTCTTGTGGTACCACACAGTAGTGCTGCCCTTCTTTGCTCTGGATGGCTCAGATACACACGAGGGGCTGCTGGAAGCCAAAGCTATTCTGCAGAGAAAGTCAGTGGTTTACCCAAACTCATCCCTCTTCATGTTCTTTAAAGGACGGGTCCACAGGCTAGAG TGCCATATCAACAGTGCTTTGGCCTGTTTCCATGATGCATTAGAGCTTGCATCAGACCAAAGAGAGCTCCAGCATGTGTGTCTCTATGAGATTG GTTGGTGCAGCATGATAGAGCTGAATTTTGAAGATGCATTCAGGGCGTTTGAAAGGCTGAAGAATGAGTCACGTTGGTCACAGTGCTACTATGCCTACTTGACCGGAG tgtgtcaGGGGGCTTCAGGCGACCTGGACGGGGCGAGTGGAGTTTTCAAAGATGTGCAGAAGCTGTTCAAGAGGAAAAACAACCAGATAGAGCAGTTTGCTGTCAAAAGG GCTGAAAGATTGAGAAAAACTACGCCCACCAGAGAGCTATGCATCCTGGGTGTAATCGAAGTGCTGTATCTGTGGAAAGCACTCGCAAACTGCTCCGCATCTAAACTGCAGATAATGAATCAGG TGTTACAGAGTTTAGATGAGTCGTCCTGCAGAGGCCTGAAACAGCTCCTTCTTGGTGCCATTCACAAATGTCATGGAAATATGAGAGATGCTATTCAG GCCTTCCAGCTGGCTGCAAAAGACGAGTACGGACGACAGATCAACTCGTACGTGCAGGCGTATGCCGTCTACGAGCTGGGATGTATACTCCTCGCAAAACCCGAG
- the agxta gene encoding alanine--glyoxylate and serine--pyruvate aminotransferase a gives MSSISVPPPKCLQKPLTVPFRHMFGPGPSNVPPRILEAGANPVIGHMHPEIFEIMNDIKSGIQYMFQTQNNMTLAVSGTGHTAMECAIFNTVEAGESVLAAVNGIWGERAAEMAERIGARVNTIVAPPGGFLSNEDIEKALSKHRPAVFFLAHGESSTGVLHPLDGIGQLCHKYNCLFLVDSVASIGGAPLYMDQQEIDILYTGSQKVLNAPPGTAPISFSERACQKIFNRRTKPVSFFLDLGWLANYWGCDGKPSRVYHHTGPVTAFYCLRESLAVLVEEGLENSWERHQNVAEYFHAGLESMGLKLFVKEKTARLPTVTTIVAPHGYDWKEITTYIMKTHNLEISGGLGPSVGLVLRVGLMGCNSSKANVDMVLAALKDALKHCHKSKV, from the exons ATGTCGTCCATCTCTGTACCGCCGCCAAAATGTCTGCAGAAACCACTGACTGTTCCATTTCGTCACATGTTTGGACCAGGACCTTCCAACGTTCCTCCTCGAATCCTGGAGGCCGGGGCCAATCCTGTCATAGGGCACATGCATCCAGAGATATTTGAG aTAATGAATGACATTAAAAGTGGAATCCAGTACATGTTTCAAACTCAGAACAACATGACATTAGCAGTGAGCGGCACTGGACACACTGCGATGGAGTGTGCCATCTTCAACACGGTGGAGGCCGGGGAGAGCGTGCTGGCTGCAGTCAACGGCATATGGGGTGAACGAGCAGCGGAAATGGCTGAAAGGATTG GTGCCAGAGTGAACACAATAGTGGCACCCCCTGGTGGATTCTTATCCAATGAAGACATTGAAAAG GCCTTATCAAAACACAGACCAGCGGTGTTCTTCCTCGCACATGGAGAGTCTTCTACAGGAGTCCTGCATCCTTTAGACGGTATCGGACAGCTGTGCCATAA GTATAACTGCTTGTTTCTTGTTGACTCTGTGGCGTCAATCGGGGGAGCTCCTCTGTACATGGATCAGCAAG AGATAGACATCCTATACACAGGCTCCCAAAAAGTTCTGAATGCTCCTCCAGGTACAGCACCAATCTCGTTCAGTGAAAGAGCATG CCAGAAGATATTTAACCGCAGAACAAAGCCTGTGTCATTCTTCTTGGATCTGGGTTGGCTTGCAAACTACTGGGGATGTGACGGCAAACCCTCAAGAGT ATATCACCACACAGGTCCAGTcactgctttttactgtctgagGGAGAGTCTGGCCGTCCTTGTTGAGGAG GGTCTGGAGAACTCATGGGAAAGACATCAAAACGTGGCAGAATATTTCCATGCTGGTTTAGAGAGCATGGGTCTAAAACTATTTGTCAAAGAAAAG ACAGCAAGACTGCCAACGGTGACCACTATTGTTGCTCCTCATGGATACGACTGGAAAGAGATCACAACATACATCATGAAAACACATAATCTGGAGATTTCTGGAGGGCTTGGACCATCAGTTGGCTTG gTGCTGCGTGTGGGACTGATGGGATGTAACAGCAGCAAGGCTAACGTTGACATGGTGTTAGCTGCACTGAAAGATGCTCTGAAACACTGCCATAAGAGTAAAGTGTAA
- the zgc:103559 gene encoding allantoinase, mitochondrial isoform X2: MELGSTVRAVRSQRVLVGDEVKPAVILIKDGKICQILSDRDLSAADACEVLDVGDSVVMPGVVDCHVHVNEPGRTSWEGFWTATRAAAAGGVTTIVDMPLNSIPPTTTLGHFHEKQREATGQCFVDTAFWGGVIPGNQLELRPMIQAGVAGFKCFLIHSGVDEFPHVTNSDLHSAMKQLQGTGSVLLFHAEIEVQQTSEENGDPCQYSSFLQSRPDVMEVEAIQTVTELCLQYQVRCHIVHLSSAKPLKLIQEARQAGAPLTVETTHHYLSLCAENIPSGATQFKCCPPIRGSHNQEQLWSALKAGQIDMVVSDHSPCTPDLKRLESGDFSQAWGGISSLQFGLPLFWTSASKRGFQLSDVVRLLSRKTAQLCSLDHHKGSLTPGFDADLVIWDPEREFKIEEENVHHKNKVTPYLGVTLQGVVCSTIVRGHLVYSEGSFCPRPLGKHLLIPQRTNQAQL; this comes from the exons ATGGAGCTCGGATCAACGGTTCGAGCTGTGAGGAGTCAACGGGTGCTGGTTGGTGATGAAGTCAAGCCTGCTGTTATCTTAATAAAAGATGGGAAAATCTGTCAAATACTCTCAGACAGGGACCTTTCTGCGGCTGATGCATGTGAG GTGTTGGATGTGGGCGACAGTGTGGTGATGCCGGGTGTTGTAGACTGTCACGTCCATGTGAATGAACCAGGCCGCACCTCCTGGGAGGGTTTCTGGACCGCTACCAGGGCTGCTGCAGCAGGGGGAGTGACAACCATTGTGGACATGCCGCT AAACAGCATCCCTCCAACCACCACACTTGGTCATTTTCATGAGAAGCAGCGGGAAGCTACAGGACAGTGTTTTGTGGACACGGCCTTCTGGGGAGGTGTGATTCCTGGCAACCAG CTAGAGCTTCGGCCGATGATCCAGGCTGGTGTGGCCGGCTTCAAGTGTTTCCTCATCCACAGTGGGGTGGACGAGTTCCCGCATGTGACCAACAGTGATCTGCACTCAGCCATGAAGCAGCTGCAAGGCACAGGAAGTGTCCTGCTG TTTCATGCAGAAATAGAAGTTCAGCAAACATCAGAGGAGAACGGCG ACCCCTGTCAGTACTCCTCCTTTCTGCAGTCCAGGCCTGATGTAATGGAAGTGGAGGCAATTCAAACGGTCACAGAACTCTGCCTCCAGTACCA AGTGAGGTGCCATATCGTTCACTTGTCCTCTGCAAAGCCATTAAAACTGATCCAGGAAGCCCGACAGGCTGGAGCCCCCCTCACAGTGGAGACCACCCACCACTACCTCAGCCTGTGTGCAGAGAATATACCTTCAGGGGCCACTCAGTTCAAGTGCTGCCCCCCCATCAGAGGATCTCATAATcag GAGCAGTTATGGTCCGCACTTAAAGCTGGACAGATTGACATGGTGGTGTCCGATCACTCCCCCTGCACACCTGATCTGAAGAGACTGGAGAGTGGAGACTTCAGTCAGGCTTGGGGAGGAATTTCTTCTCTACAGTTTG GCCTGCCTCTGTTCTGGACTTCAGCCAGTAAGAGAGGCTTTCAGCTGAGTGACGTGGTGAGACTCCTCAGCCGGAAAACAGCCCAGCTGTGTTCTCTGGACCACCACAAGGGCAGCCTCACCCCCGGCTTTGATGCTGACCTTGTCATATGGGACCCCGAGCGAGAATTCAAA attgaagaagaaaatgttcatCATAAGAACAAG gTAACTCCGTACCTTGGTGTCACACTGCAAGGCGTTGTGTGCTCCACCATCGTCAGGGGGCATCTGGTGTACAGCGAAGGCTCCTTCTGCCCGAGGCCTCTGGGGAAACATCTCCTCATCCCTCAGAGGACAAATCAAGCCCAACTGTGA